In one window of Calypte anna isolate BGI_N300 chromosome 1, bCalAnn1_v1.p, whole genome shotgun sequence DNA:
- the KRR1 gene encoding KRR1 small subunit processome component homolog isoform X1, with amino-acid sequence MADPSAAAETGPKPKEKQKNRNNKKKAATADESELLTVPDGWKEPAFTREDNPKGLLEESSFATLFPKYREAYLKECWPLVQKALSEHYINATLDLIEGSMTVTTTKKTFDPYAIIRARDLIKLLARSVPFEQAVRILQDDVACDIIKIGSLVRKKETFIKRRGRLLGPKGSTLKALELLTNCYIMVQGNTVSALGPFSGLKEVRKVVLDTMKNIHPIYNIKTLMIKRELSKDPELRMQSWERFLPKFKRKNLNKRKEPKKKNTKKEYTPFPPAQPESQIDKELASGEYFLKERQKKQKRVQEIKAKQADALKKRQEERNKAFIPPKEKPVMKTQKASTEKKIDVEAIKEKVKNAKKKKLGALHVEEVKLKMAADEKKKKKK; translated from the exons ATGGCGGATCCTTCGGCGGCGGCCGAGACCGGGCCGAAGCcgaaagaaaaacaaaaaaacagaaacaacaaaaaaaaagcgGCGACAG CAGATGAATCTGAACTTCTCACTGTGCCAGATGGATGGAAAGAGCCAGCCTTTACAAGAGAAGATAATCCTAAAGGGCTGCTGGAAGAAAGCAGTTTTGCGACGCTATTCCCTAAGTATAGAGAAGCATACTTGAAAGAGTGCTGGCCCCTTGTCCAGAAAGCCCTGAGTGAGCAT TACATTAATGCAACACTGGATCTAATTGAAGGAAGCATGACTGTTACCACCACTAAGAAGACTTTTGATCCGTATGCAATCATCAGGGCTAGAGATCTAATAAAACTTCTGGCAAGAAGCGTTCCATTTGAACAG GCTGTTCGTATCCTTCAGGATGATGTTGCTTGTGACATCATTAAAATAGGCTCTCTGGTGAGGAAGAAAGAGACTTTTATAAAAAGAAGAGGACGACTTCTTGGTCCAAAAGGATCTACTCTGAAG GCCCTGGAACTACTAACGAACTGTTACATTATGGTGCAAGGCAACACTGTTTCAGCTCTTGGACCTTTTAGTGGGCTAAAAGAG GTTAGAAAAGTTGTTCTGGACACAATGAAGAATATACATCCCATATATAACATTAAG ACTTTGATGATCAAACGAGAATTATCAAAAGATCCTGAACTGAGGATGCAGAGTTGGGAAAGATTTTTGCCTAAGTTCAAGCGGAAGAACTTGAATAAACGCAAGgagccaaaaaagaaaaatacaaagaaggAGTACACACCGTTCCCACCTGCTCAGCCAGAAAGCCAG ATTGATAAAGAATTGGCAAGTGGTGAATACTTCttgaaagaaagacagaagaaacaaaagcgAGTCCAAGAGATAAAG GCAAAGCAAGCAGATGCACTCaagaaaaggcaagaagaaagaaataaagcttttatcCCACCAAAGGAAAAGCCAGttatgaaaacacagaaag CctccactgagaaaaaaattgatgttGAAGCCATCAAGGAAAAGGTAAAGAAtgcaaagaagaagaaattaggAGCACTTCATGTGGAGGAAGTCAAGTTAAAAATGGcagcagatgaaaagaaaaagaaaaagaagtaa
- the KRR1 gene encoding KRR1 small subunit processome component homolog isoform X2 — translation MADPSAAAETGPKPKEKQKNRNNKKKAATDESELLTVPDGWKEPAFTREDNPKGLLEESSFATLFPKYREAYLKECWPLVQKALSEHYINATLDLIEGSMTVTTTKKTFDPYAIIRARDLIKLLARSVPFEQAVRILQDDVACDIIKIGSLVRKKETFIKRRGRLLGPKGSTLKALELLTNCYIMVQGNTVSALGPFSGLKEVRKVVLDTMKNIHPIYNIKTLMIKRELSKDPELRMQSWERFLPKFKRKNLNKRKEPKKKNTKKEYTPFPPAQPESQIDKELASGEYFLKERQKKQKRVQEIKAKQADALKKRQEERNKAFIPPKEKPVMKTQKASTEKKIDVEAIKEKVKNAKKKKLGALHVEEVKLKMAADEKKKKKK, via the exons ATGGCGGATCCTTCGGCGGCGGCCGAGACCGGGCCGAAGCcgaaagaaaaacaaaaaaacagaaacaacaaaaaaaaagcgGCGACAG ATGAATCTGAACTTCTCACTGTGCCAGATGGATGGAAAGAGCCAGCCTTTACAAGAGAAGATAATCCTAAAGGGCTGCTGGAAGAAAGCAGTTTTGCGACGCTATTCCCTAAGTATAGAGAAGCATACTTGAAAGAGTGCTGGCCCCTTGTCCAGAAAGCCCTGAGTGAGCAT TACATTAATGCAACACTGGATCTAATTGAAGGAAGCATGACTGTTACCACCACTAAGAAGACTTTTGATCCGTATGCAATCATCAGGGCTAGAGATCTAATAAAACTTCTGGCAAGAAGCGTTCCATTTGAACAG GCTGTTCGTATCCTTCAGGATGATGTTGCTTGTGACATCATTAAAATAGGCTCTCTGGTGAGGAAGAAAGAGACTTTTATAAAAAGAAGAGGACGACTTCTTGGTCCAAAAGGATCTACTCTGAAG GCCCTGGAACTACTAACGAACTGTTACATTATGGTGCAAGGCAACACTGTTTCAGCTCTTGGACCTTTTAGTGGGCTAAAAGAG GTTAGAAAAGTTGTTCTGGACACAATGAAGAATATACATCCCATATATAACATTAAG ACTTTGATGATCAAACGAGAATTATCAAAAGATCCTGAACTGAGGATGCAGAGTTGGGAAAGATTTTTGCCTAAGTTCAAGCGGAAGAACTTGAATAAACGCAAGgagccaaaaaagaaaaatacaaagaaggAGTACACACCGTTCCCACCTGCTCAGCCAGAAAGCCAG ATTGATAAAGAATTGGCAAGTGGTGAATACTTCttgaaagaaagacagaagaaacaaaagcgAGTCCAAGAGATAAAG GCAAAGCAAGCAGATGCACTCaagaaaaggcaagaagaaagaaataaagcttttatcCCACCAAAGGAAAAGCCAGttatgaaaacacagaaag CctccactgagaaaaaaattgatgttGAAGCCATCAAGGAAAAGGTAAAGAAtgcaaagaagaagaaattaggAGCACTTCATGTGGAGGAAGTCAAGTTAAAAATGGcagcagatgaaaagaaaaagaaaaagaagtaa